A genome region from Acidobacteriota bacterium includes the following:
- a CDS encoding ROK family protein: protein MAPRTKAQPAAGSAASHRHTLAIDVGGTGLKASVLDEEGKMMTDRVRVETPVGAPPAKIVAALAALVKPLPAFDRVSVGFPGVVRDGVVFTAPNLRNDGWRGFDLAGALHRRLGKPVRVINDADMQGLGVIRGRGIEMVVTLGTGFGTGLYSHGRLAPHLEIAHHPFRKGEDYDQQLGEAAREKIGNKKWNRRVRIAIDTLRRLVNFDRLYVGGGNAKHVSFKPGPDVVLVDNKAGIEGGIALWREFGARNSDARRR, encoded by the coding sequence ATGGCGCCACGAACGAAAGCGCAGCCCGCCGCAGGATCGGCCGCGTCGCACCGCCACACGCTGGCCATCGACGTCGGCGGCACCGGCTTGAAGGCGTCGGTCCTCGACGAAGAGGGGAAGATGATGACCGACCGTGTTCGCGTCGAGACGCCGGTCGGCGCGCCCCCCGCGAAGATCGTCGCCGCGCTCGCCGCCCTCGTGAAGCCGCTTCCGGCGTTCGACCGCGTCTCCGTCGGCTTCCCGGGGGTCGTGCGCGACGGCGTGGTCTTCACCGCGCCCAACCTCCGGAATGACGGCTGGCGTGGCTTCGATCTCGCGGGGGCGCTTCACCGACGCCTCGGCAAGCCGGTCCGCGTGATCAACGACGCCGACATGCAGGGGCTCGGCGTGATCCGCGGCCGGGGGATCGAGATGGTCGTCACGCTCGGGACCGGCTTCGGGACCGGCCTCTACTCGCACGGCCGGCTCGCGCCGCACCTCGAGATCGCGCACCACCCCTTCCGCAAGGGGGAGGACTACGACCAGCAGCTCGGCGAGGCGGCGCGGGAGAAGATCGGCAACAAGAAGTGGAACCGGCGGGTGCGGATCGCGATCGACACGCTGAGGCGGCTCGTCAACTTCGATCGCCTGTACGTCGGCGGCGGCAACGCGAAGCACGTCTCCTTCAAGCCCGGTCCCGACGTGGTCCTCGTCGACAACAAGGCCGGAATCGAAGGGGGAATCGCTCTCTGGCGCGAGTTCGGCGCCAGGAACAGCGACGCCCGGAGAAGGTGA
- a CDS encoding protein-L-isoaspartate(D-aspartate) O-methyltransferase, giving the protein MTRLDTTTSARSEMVSTQIAGRGITSGVVLRAMSAVPRHLFVPETQRAHAYDDSPLPLGGGQTISQPYIVAFMTEAVLQGPGMKILEIGTGSGYQSAILAETGADLFTIEIVPALAEEARGRLDALGYGRVRSRTGDGYRGWPEEAPFDGILVTAAPDHVPPALLDQLGEGGRLVIPLGATDQSLWLFTRRGGRLVNDVLLPVRFVPMTGEARWS; this is encoded by the coding sequence ATGACGCGGCTCGACACGACCACCTCCGCCCGCTCGGAGATGGTCTCCACACAGATCGCCGGCCGCGGCATCACCTCCGGAGTCGTCCTCCGCGCGATGAGCGCGGTGCCGAGGCACCTCTTCGTCCCCGAGACCCAGCGTGCGCACGCGTACGACGACTCCCCCCTCCCGCTGGGAGGCGGCCAGACGATCTCGCAGCCGTACATCGTCGCCTTCATGACCGAGGCGGTGCTTCAGGGGCCCGGGATGAAGATTCTCGAGATCGGCACCGGCTCCGGGTACCAGTCGGCGATCCTCGCCGAGACGGGGGCGGATCTCTTCACGATCGAGATCGTCCCGGCGCTCGCCGAGGAGGCGCGCGGCCGCCTCGACGCCCTCGGGTACGGCCGCGTCCGGAGCCGCACGGGCGACGGGTACCGGGGGTGGCCCGAGGAGGCCCCCTTCGACGGGATCCTCGTGACGGCGGCTCCCGACCACGTCCCGCCGGCGCTCCTCGATCAGCTCGGCGAGGGAGGGCGCCTCGTCATCCCCCTCGGAGCGACGGACCAGAGCCTCTGGCTCTTCACGCGAAGGGGGGGGCGCCTCGTGAACGACGTCCTCCTCCCGGTGCGCTTCGTGCCGATGACGGGCGAAGCGAGGTGGTCCTGA
- a CDS encoding proline--tRNA ligase, with protein MANAITPRAEDFSRWYTDVVLQAPLADYSPVKGCMVIRPLGMALWDNMRGALDAMFKATGHENAYFPLFIPESFMNKEKEHVEGFAPECAVVTHGGGKELEERLYVRPTSETIIHHMFGKWIQSYRDLPLLINQWANIVRWEMRTRLFLRTTEFLWQEGHTAHATEAEAMEETLRMLDVYHTFAQDFMALPCVKGVKSDAEKFAGAVKTFCIEALMQDNKALQAGTSHHLGQNFAKAFEEKYQTESGGWEYVWNTSWGLSTRMIGALVMAHGDDNGLVLPPKLAPTQVIIVPIYKGDERGRVMEAADALHRALAAAGARVKIDAREGVRPGFKFNEWELKGVPLRLEMGPKDLDAGQATAVKRTNREKKAIPIGAIPASVPPLLDEIQRDLFDAALKRRDAATHAVDAYADFKTMIESPGGFLRSHWCGDPKCEGQIKEETKATIRCLALDAPEEKGACLICGSPSTRRAHFARAY; from the coding sequence ATGGCGAACGCGATCACCCCCAGAGCCGAAGACTTCTCGCGCTGGTACACCGACGTCGTGCTCCAGGCGCCGCTGGCGGACTACTCGCCGGTGAAGGGGTGCATGGTGATCCGGCCGCTCGGGATGGCGCTGTGGGACAACATGCGCGGCGCCCTCGACGCGATGTTCAAGGCGACGGGGCACGAGAACGCCTACTTCCCGCTCTTCATCCCCGAATCGTTCATGAACAAGGAGAAAGAGCACGTCGAGGGGTTCGCCCCCGAGTGCGCCGTCGTCACGCACGGCGGGGGCAAGGAGCTCGAGGAGAGGCTCTACGTGAGGCCCACCTCCGAGACGATCATCCACCACATGTTCGGCAAGTGGATCCAGTCGTACCGCGACCTGCCGCTCCTCATCAACCAGTGGGCCAACATCGTCCGCTGGGAGATGCGCACGCGCCTCTTCCTGAGGACGACCGAGTTCCTCTGGCAGGAGGGGCACACGGCGCACGCGACCGAGGCCGAGGCGATGGAAGAGACCTTGAGGATGCTCGACGTGTACCACACGTTCGCGCAGGACTTCATGGCGCTGCCGTGCGTGAAGGGGGTGAAGTCCGACGCCGAGAAGTTCGCCGGCGCGGTCAAGACCTTCTGCATCGAGGCCCTCATGCAGGACAACAAGGCGCTCCAGGCCGGCACCTCGCACCATCTCGGGCAGAACTTCGCGAAGGCCTTCGAGGAGAAGTACCAGACGGAGTCGGGGGGATGGGAGTACGTCTGGAACACCTCGTGGGGGCTCTCGACCCGGATGATCGGCGCCCTGGTCATGGCGCACGGCGACGACAACGGCCTCGTGCTGCCGCCGAAGCTCGCGCCGACGCAGGTGATCATCGTCCCGATCTACAAGGGGGACGAGAGGGGGCGCGTGATGGAGGCGGCCGACGCCCTCCACCGCGCGCTCGCCGCCGCCGGCGCGCGCGTGAAGATCGACGCGCGCGAGGGGGTGCGCCCCGGATTCAAGTTCAACGAGTGGGAGCTGAAGGGCGTGCCGCTGCGCCTCGAGATGGGCCCGAAGGATCTCGACGCCGGCCAGGCCACCGCGGTCAAGCGCACCAACCGAGAGAAGAAGGCGATCCCGATCGGGGCGATCCCGGCGTCCGTCCCGCCGCTTCTCGACGAGATCCAGCGCGATCTCTTCGACGCCGCGCTGAAGAGGCGCGACGCGGCGACGCACGCCGTGGACGCGTACGCCGACTTCAAGACGATGATCGAATCGCCGGGAGGCTTCCTCCGCAGCCACTGGTGCGGCGACCCGAAGTGCGAGGGGCAGATCAAGGAGGAGACGAAGGCGACGATCCGCTGCCTCGCCCTCGACGCCCCGGAGGAGAAGGGGGCCTGCCTCATCTGCGGGTCGCCTTCCACACGCCGCGCCCACTTCGCCCGGGCGTACTGA
- a CDS encoding endonuclease III, with translation MKGLGEVIGTLEAAYGRPSLSDHPRLAPLDELILTILSQNTNDRNRDRAWEAMRARFPDWSAVAASPRRQLAATIRVGGLAPTKSARIQDVLRKIFAERGAYDLDFLRDLPVAEAEEYLRGFKGVGLKTIRCVLLFSCGKPVIPVDTHIFRVGKRLGLFPPKATPDRAHALLQEMTPPSEMYPFHVNLITHGRKICGARSPRCEACPLTPGCAYFSALRKKTAKPAARPRRRIQR, from the coding sequence ATGAAGGGGCTCGGCGAGGTGATCGGGACCCTCGAGGCCGCGTACGGCCGCCCGTCGCTCTCGGATCACCCCCGGCTCGCGCCCCTCGACGAGCTGATCCTCACGATCCTCTCCCAGAACACCAACGACCGGAACCGGGATCGCGCGTGGGAGGCGATGCGCGCGCGCTTCCCCGACTGGAGCGCCGTCGCCGCCTCCCCCCGCCGCCAGCTCGCCGCGACGATCCGCGTCGGTGGCCTCGCGCCGACCAAGTCGGCGCGGATCCAGGACGTGCTGCGGAAGATCTTCGCGGAGCGCGGCGCGTACGATCTCGACTTCCTGAGAGACCTGCCGGTCGCGGAGGCGGAGGAGTACCTTCGCGGCTTCAAGGGGGTCGGGCTCAAGACGATTCGGTGCGTGCTCCTCTTCTCGTGCGGCAAGCCGGTGATCCCGGTGGACACGCACATCTTCCGGGTGGGGAAGCGGCTCGGCCTCTTCCCGCCGAAGGCGACCCCGGATCGGGCGCACGCTCTGCTCCAGGAGATGACCCCACCCTCGGAGATGTACCCTTTCCACGTCAACCTGATCACGCACGGCCGGAAGATCTGCGGGGCGAGAAGCCCGCGCTGCGAGGCGTGCCCGCTCACGCCGGGCTGCGCGTACTTCTCGGCGCTCCGGAAGAAGACGGCGAAGCCCGCCGCGCGTCCGCGCCGGCGGATCCAGCGATGA
- a CDS encoding S8 family serine peptidase codes for MRSRRAIAASFILLLLTVAGTLTVGASRASGALTPPSPAADGQVLVRFRESAGGAAIAATHARLGASITYRSPRTRWQAVSLPAGTDPQAIVRRYRLDPSVEAAEFVRARHIAKKPNDLRLIQWHLNNVGQAVSGVAGTPGADINALKAWDLTTGSLAVTVAVLDTGIDRTRGDLSSRLLPGGMDFINNNIPIDDNGHGTGVASIIGAVGNNGKRLTGVAWKVSLLPIKVCNSLGECPESAINQGIDWAVTHGAHIINMSIACDENPNPSLGCVGIQSGDCFSQAELDAVKSAQDAGVTVVMAAGNCGGNNDDATSSYPCAYDLSGTVCAGATNNLDNRPGFSDFGPQTVDIGAPGADVPIYFVSPPGGTLIADGTSFASPNTAGVAALLLARGPFAPAAVRARIVLGGNHTNNLATQFAGGRLDAFETVKDLFLKGLAYSTDLPGSVNLLADMNNDGEADLIRGGGGGFSVSLAAARSPKFDAAQQWTASLPGTANLTGDVDGDGRADVILGDAANGFQALRSTGTTFLPVESWSGQVPGALSAAGDFDGDNRADVVTFTSDFEVLISAGTAFAAPQSWSSDTAGSFIAAGDVDGDGKDDLINWTPFGTGAHVDVSLSTGTAFGASSLFVNAVALDPNSTLTPVGTSDFDGDGMSDLLAVDSLTHCVMVLRSTGAAFAQARPWACPGAAGVVLAGRVDASKDSRADVLVNVGGASWQMLRSVK; via the coding sequence TTGAGATCGAGACGCGCGATCGCCGCTTCGTTCATTCTCCTGCTCCTGACCGTCGCCGGCACGCTGACCGTCGGCGCCTCGCGCGCGTCGGGAGCCCTCACGCCCCCCTCCCCCGCCGCCGATGGGCAGGTCCTCGTCCGGTTCCGGGAATCGGCGGGCGGGGCGGCCATCGCGGCGACGCACGCGCGGCTCGGCGCCTCGATCACGTACCGCTCCCCGCGGACGCGATGGCAGGCCGTCAGCCTCCCCGCGGGGACCGACCCGCAGGCGATCGTGAGGCGGTACAGGCTCGACCCGTCCGTCGAGGCGGCCGAGTTCGTCCGCGCGCGGCACATCGCGAAGAAGCCGAACGACCTCCGCCTCATCCAGTGGCACCTCAACAACGTGGGCCAGGCGGTCTCCGGCGTCGCCGGGACGCCCGGGGCCGACATCAACGCGCTGAAGGCCTGGGATCTCACCACCGGCAGCCTCGCCGTGACGGTCGCCGTCCTCGACACCGGAATCGATCGAACGCGCGGCGATCTGTCGTCGCGCCTCCTCCCCGGCGGCATGGACTTCATCAACAACAACATCCCCATCGACGACAACGGGCACGGCACCGGGGTCGCCAGCATCATCGGCGCGGTCGGCAACAACGGGAAGAGGTTGACCGGCGTGGCCTGGAAGGTCTCGCTCCTTCCCATCAAGGTCTGCAACTCGCTCGGCGAGTGCCCCGAGTCGGCGATTAACCAGGGGATCGACTGGGCGGTCACGCACGGCGCGCACATCATCAACATGAGCATCGCGTGCGACGAGAACCCGAACCCATCCTTGGGCTGCGTCGGCATCCAGTCCGGCGACTGCTTCTCGCAGGCCGAGCTCGACGCGGTCAAGTCCGCGCAGGACGCGGGGGTCACCGTCGTCATGGCCGCGGGAAACTGCGGCGGCAACAACGACGACGCCACGTCGTCCTATCCGTGCGCCTACGACCTCTCCGGCACCGTCTGCGCCGGCGCGACGAACAACCTCGACAACAGGCCGGGGTTCAGCGACTTCGGCCCCCAGACGGTCGACATCGGGGCGCCGGGAGCCGACGTGCCGATCTACTTCGTCTCCCCTCCGGGCGGAACGCTCATCGCCGACGGAACCTCGTTCGCGTCCCCGAACACCGCCGGCGTCGCGGCGCTGCTCCTCGCGCGCGGTCCGTTCGCCCCGGCGGCCGTGAGGGCCCGCATCGTCCTCGGCGGGAACCACACCAACAATCTCGCCACCCAGTTCGCCGGCGGGCGCCTCGACGCGTTCGAGACCGTGAAGGATCTCTTCCTGAAGGGGCTCGCCTACTCGACCGATCTCCCAGGCTCGGTCAACCTCCTCGCCGACATGAACAACGACGGCGAGGCGGACCTGATCCGCGGCGGTGGGGGCGGGTTCAGCGTCTCTCTCGCGGCCGCGAGGTCGCCGAAGTTCGACGCGGCCCAGCAGTGGACCGCCTCGCTTCCCGGCACGGCGAACCTCACGGGCGACGTCGACGGCGACGGCCGCGCCGACGTCATCCTCGGCGACGCGGCGAACGGCTTCCAGGCTCTCCGCTCGACCGGCACGACCTTCCTTCCGGTGGAGTCCTGGAGCGGCCAGGTCCCCGGCGCGCTCAGCGCCGCCGGCGATTTCGACGGCGACAACCGCGCCGACGTCGTCACCTTCACCAGCGATTTCGAGGTCCTGATCTCGGCCGGGACCGCCTTCGCGGCGCCTCAGTCGTGGAGCAGTGACACGGCGGGCTCGTTCATCGCCGCGGGGGACGTCGACGGGGACGGCAAGGACGATCTGATCAACTGGACGCCGTTCGGCACCGGCGCGCACGTGGATGTGTCGCTCTCGACCGGAACCGCCTTCGGCGCGTCGTCGCTCTTCGTGAACGCCGTGGCGCTCGATCCGAACAGCACGCTCACGCCGGTGGGGACTTCCGATTTCGACGGCGACGGGATGTCGGATCTCCTCGCGGTCGACTCCCTGACGCACTGCGTCATGGTGCTTCGGTCGACGGGGGCGGCGTTCGCGCAGGCTCGCCCCTGGGCGTGCCCGGGCGCGGCGGGGGTGGTACTCGCGGGCAGGGTCGATGCGTCGAAGGACAGCCGGGCCGACGTCCTGGTGAACGTCGGCGGGGCCTCCTGGCAGATGCTGCGTTCGGTGAAGTGA
- a CDS encoding type II secretion system protein GspG has translation MTIRFPRALLALAALAVTASCSSTSPVKDAQDATAEAADAYAKGLVRGIDRGKSDRAESDLGNARRALEQYAADESGYPDAGSCAELISKLPSRGPSLPEKDPWGNPYDCRTSRTSYSIRSAGQDGALNTGDDVVAEGGAPPAP, from the coding sequence ATGACGATTCGATTCCCTCGAGCCCTCCTCGCCCTCGCCGCGCTCGCGGTGACCGCCTCGTGCTCGTCCACCTCGCCCGTGAAGGACGCCCAGGACGCGACCGCCGAGGCCGCCGACGCCTACGCGAAGGGGCTCGTGCGCGGCATCGATCGTGGGAAGAGCGACCGCGCGGAATCCGATCTCGGCAACGCCCGCCGCGCCCTCGAGCAGTACGCGGCGGACGAGTCGGGGTATCCCGACGCCGGCTCGTGCGCCGAGCTCATCTCGAAGCTCCCGTCGCGCGGGCCGAGCCTCCCCGAGAAGGACCCGTGGGGAAACCCGTACGACTGCAGGACGAGCCGGACGAGCTACTCGATCCGATCGGCGGGGCAGGACGGCGCGTTGAACACCGGCGACGACGTCGTCGCGGAGGGCGGCGCGCCGCCGGCTCCATGA
- a CDS encoding VWA domain-containing protein, producing MTRRVLLAMAAGLCLSTPAFGAATVARISSPKVDSPVFGKVTLEATVEPADGVHPLKVEFFVDGALVGTALDAPYRAPWDAGDGAEPHTIRARVYTDDGKIAIVETKTIARLGVERARVLLVEVYATVKTEDGRFVNDLKQESFSILEGGAPQKISLFTQERKPVQIVLLLDVSASMHRDQKITRAIDAASAFVESLEPGDRVALVTFSDEVRVVQPFTSDRPAVLEVLATVEPQRGTALYDAIYAGVTLLGHEEGRRALVLLSDGQDQSFDGMGPGSNRTLEEAIDESLRQQVTAFTIGLGEQLEGDFDFTRRHSALEVLTKLASDTGGRFLKVERPGRLRSAFEKILDEMRFQYTLGYHPTNDRRDGSWRGLSVAVSRPRVVVTARKGYFAPGD from the coding sequence GTGACGCGCCGAGTCCTGCTCGCGATGGCCGCCGGGCTTTGCCTCTCCACACCCGCCTTCGGCGCCGCCACCGTCGCGCGGATCTCGTCGCCGAAGGTCGACTCCCCGGTCTTCGGCAAGGTGACTCTCGAGGCGACGGTCGAGCCGGCGGACGGGGTTCACCCCCTCAAGGTCGAGTTCTTCGTCGACGGCGCGCTGGTCGGCACCGCCCTCGACGCGCCGTACCGCGCGCCGTGGGACGCGGGGGACGGGGCCGAGCCGCACACGATCCGCGCGCGGGTCTACACCGACGACGGGAAGATCGCGATCGTGGAGACGAAGACCATCGCCCGCCTGGGGGTGGAGCGGGCGCGCGTGCTTCTCGTCGAGGTCTACGCCACGGTGAAGACCGAGGACGGCCGCTTTGTCAACGACCTGAAACAGGAGAGCTTCTCCATCCTGGAAGGGGGAGCGCCGCAGAAGATCTCCCTCTTCACCCAGGAGAGGAAGCCCGTGCAGATCGTCCTGCTCCTCGACGTGAGCGCGTCGATGCATCGCGACCAGAAGATCACCCGCGCGATCGACGCGGCGAGCGCGTTCGTGGAATCTCTCGAGCCCGGCGACCGCGTCGCCCTCGTGACGTTCAGCGACGAGGTGCGCGTCGTGCAGCCTTTCACCTCCGACCGGCCGGCGGTCCTCGAGGTCCTCGCGACCGTCGAGCCGCAGCGCGGGACCGCCCTGTACGACGCGATCTACGCCGGGGTCACGCTCCTCGGACACGAGGAGGGGCGGCGGGCCCTGGTCCTCCTCTCCGACGGGCAGGACCAGTCGTTCGACGGGATGGGGCCGGGAAGCAACCGGACCCTGGAGGAGGCGATCGACGAGTCGCTGAGGCAGCAGGTGACGGCGTTCACGATAGGCCTCGGCGAGCAGCTCGAGGGGGACTTCGATTTCACCCGGCGCCACTCGGCGCTCGAGGTCCTCACGAAGCTCGCCTCGGACACGGGCGGCCGGTTCCTGAAAGTCGAGCGCCCGGGCCGCCTCCGCTCCGCCTTCGAGAAGATCCTCGACGAGATGCGCTTCCAGTACACCCTGGGATACCACCCCACCAACGACCGCCGCGACGGCTCCTGGCGCGGGCTTTCCGTCGCGGTGTCGCGCCCCCGGGTCGTCGTCACCGCGCGGAAGGGGTATTTCGCCCCCGGAGATTGA
- a CDS encoding methyltransferase domain-containing protein, which yields MNPRAENSVLDVERAVRERYSKGAAKAEAALCCPIDYDPRYLAAIPAEVLERDYGCGDPSRYVREGDAVLDLGSGGGKIAFIAAQIAGPRGRVTGVDMNDEMLALARRSAPRVAGAIGFDVTTFRRGRIQDLALDLDLMDAWLKENPVRGADDLASLEEAAERLRRESPMIPDASIDVVVSNCVLNLVREEDKPKLLREIFRVLKPSGRIAISDIVSDEVVPDDLKADADLWSGCVSGAFQETELLHGLERAGFYGVALDRWESAPFRTVRGIEFRSITVTARKGKEGPCLDANQAVIYRGPWKQVEDDDHHVLRRGERAAVCAKTYRILTAEPYAAEIIAVPPHTEIPEGERKGFDCARTAPRDPRETKGLDYDATSEGGAACCAPGECC from the coding sequence ATGAACCCGCGCGCAGAGAACTCCGTCCTCGACGTGGAGCGCGCCGTCCGCGAGCGCTACTCGAAAGGGGCGGCGAAAGCGGAGGCGGCGCTCTGCTGCCCCATCGACTACGACCCCCGGTACCTCGCGGCCATCCCGGCCGAGGTCCTCGAGAGGGACTACGGCTGCGGAGACCCCTCGCGGTACGTCCGGGAGGGAGATGCCGTCCTCGATCTGGGAAGCGGGGGAGGGAAGATCGCCTTCATCGCGGCGCAGATCGCCGGGCCGCGCGGGCGCGTCACGGGCGTCGACATGAACGACGAGATGCTCGCCCTCGCGCGGCGGTCGGCCCCGCGCGTCGCCGGGGCGATCGGGTTCGACGTGACGACGTTCCGGCGGGGGCGCATCCAGGACCTCGCCCTCGATCTCGATCTCATGGACGCGTGGCTGAAGGAGAACCCGGTGCGGGGCGCGGACGATCTCGCGTCCCTCGAGGAGGCCGCGGAGCGGCTGAGGCGCGAATCGCCCATGATTCCCGACGCGTCGATCGACGTCGTCGTCTCGAACTGCGTCCTGAACCTCGTGCGCGAGGAGGACAAGCCGAAGCTCCTCCGCGAGATCTTCCGCGTGCTGAAGCCCTCCGGCCGCATCGCGATCTCGGACATCGTCAGCGACGAGGTCGTTCCCGATGACCTCAAGGCCGACGCCGACCTCTGGAGCGGCTGCGTGAGCGGCGCCTTCCAGGAGACGGAGCTTCTGCACGGACTCGAACGGGCGGGCTTCTACGGCGTCGCCCTCGACAGGTGGGAGAGCGCTCCCTTCCGCACCGTGCGCGGGATCGAGTTCCGCTCCATCACCGTCACCGCGAGGAAGGGGAAGGAGGGCCCCTGCCTCGACGCGAACCAGGCGGTCATCTACCGCGGCCCGTGGAAGCAGGTCGAGGACGACGACCACCACGTGCTTCGCCGCGGCGAGCGCGCCGCGGTCTGCGCCAAGACATACCGGATTCTGACCGCCGAGCCCTACGCCGCCGAGATCATCGCCGTCCCGCCGCACACGGAGATTCCAGAAGGAGAGCGCAAGGGGTTCGACTGCGCGCGCACGGCGCCGAGGGACCCGAGGGAGACCAAGGGGCTCGACTACGACGCGACCTCCGAGGGAGGCGCCGCGTGCTGCGCCCCGGGGGAGTGCTGCTGA
- a CDS encoding glutaredoxin family protein gives MPEQVLIFGKDTUPYTNAAREDYGTRGYEVVYHNVKKDAAQLAEMLKHSRGGREVPVIVEKGKVTIGFGGT, from the coding sequence ATGCCCGAGCAGGTGCTGATCTTCGGCAAGGACACGTGACCGTACACCAACGCCGCCCGTGAGGATTACGGCACGCGAGGATACGAAGTCGTCTACCACAACGTGAAGAAAGACGCGGCTCAACTCGCCGAGATGCTGAAGCACAGCCGCGGAGGGCGCGAAGTCCCGGTGATCGTCGAGAAGGGGAAGGTGACGATCGGCTTCGGAGGGACGTGA
- a CDS encoding 50S ribosomal protein L11 methyltransferase translates to MVLTSPSRSALAAALRLVPGFSDMEMHLWMLADDVRAEAFERAIARTVKPGDVVVDLGAGTGLLSLMACRAGAARVYAIERSPILDVARSIAKANGFEDRVVFMRGDSTALSLPERADVVVSETIGAFVFSEEILWSLVDARTRLLRTGGGLIPQGVMIFLAPVESFEEGIGLLERPIRGFDYRPAVRHVPVGTMTAARRIRRRDFLAAERAVYDVDFRTASAEMDFDRALEFTAGRDGVLHGFAGFWRAAMCEGVELRCDPDGPPVHWPTLLFRLPAGLPVREGDRIRLRFGKADRPGWSWTWTAGVEPRL, encoded by the coding sequence GTGGTCCTGACCTCCCCATCCAGGTCGGCCCTCGCCGCCGCCCTCAGGCTCGTCCCCGGCTTCTCCGACATGGAGATGCACCTCTGGATGCTGGCGGACGACGTCCGCGCCGAGGCCTTCGAGCGCGCGATCGCGAGGACGGTGAAGCCGGGCGACGTGGTCGTGGATCTCGGCGCCGGCACCGGGCTCCTGTCGCTCATGGCGTGCCGCGCCGGCGCGGCGCGCGTGTACGCCATCGAGCGGTCGCCGATTCTCGACGTGGCCCGGTCGATCGCGAAGGCGAACGGCTTCGAGGACCGGGTCGTCTTCATGCGCGGCGACTCGACGGCGCTGTCACTTCCGGAGCGCGCCGACGTCGTCGTCTCCGAGACGATCGGCGCCTTCGTCTTCAGCGAGGAGATCCTCTGGAGCCTCGTGGACGCGCGGACACGATTGCTGAGAACCGGCGGCGGGCTGATCCCGCAGGGCGTCATGATCTTCCTCGCCCCGGTCGAATCGTTCGAGGAGGGGATCGGGCTCCTCGAGCGGCCGATCCGCGGCTTCGACTACAGGCCCGCGGTCCGTCATGTCCCGGTGGGGACGATGACCGCGGCTCGCAGGATCCGGCGCCGCGATTTCCTGGCCGCCGAGCGCGCGGTCTACGACGTGGACTTCCGGACGGCGAGCGCGGAGATGGACTTCGACCGCGCTCTCGAGTTCACGGCGGGCCGAGACGGCGTGCTGCACGGTTTCGCCGGCTTCTGGCGGGCGGCGATGTGCGAAGGGGTCGAGCTGCGATGCGATCCCGACGGCCCGCCGGTCCACTGGCCGACGCTTCTGTTCCGGCTCCCGGCGGGGCTTCCCGTCCGCGAGGGCGATCGCATCCGACTGCGCTTCGGAAAGGCGGACCGGCCGGGGTGGTCCTGGACGTGGACCGCCGGGGTGGAACCGCGTCTATAA
- a CDS encoding inorganic phosphate transporter, whose product MKGVATLYGAGVLSYRRALALATVSTLLGSLASIFLASGLVSAFSTRGLVPQAALTPAFLAAAGLAAGATVLLATRFGFPVSTTHALLGGLAGAGFVVAGSALNLGALGATFILPLVASPLLAIVLASGIYVAGRGSRRRLGVEAATCVCVGEEWLPVAATAGAMSRAAGGRLAVLVDSSAEECRRRYVGSFAGVSAQSVVTAGHVTSAAVVGFARGLNDTPKVLGLVVGASVLGPGAGAVAVAAAMAAGGLFGARRVAETLAKKVTPMNEGQGLAGNLSTSILVVGASRLGLPVSTTHVATGGIFGIGAASGEMRWRMAGAVVLAWVTTLPLAALLGAAAMAVLR is encoded by the coding sequence ATGAAGGGTGTGGCGACGCTGTACGGGGCGGGCGTGCTCAGCTACCGCAGGGCCCTCGCGCTCGCGACGGTCTCGACACTCCTCGGTTCTCTCGCATCGATCTTCCTCGCCTCGGGGCTCGTGAGCGCCTTCTCGACGAGGGGGCTCGTGCCGCAGGCCGCGCTGACGCCGGCCTTCCTCGCGGCGGCGGGTCTCGCGGCCGGGGCGACGGTCCTCCTCGCGACGCGGTTCGGGTTCCCCGTCTCGACGACGCACGCCCTCCTCGGCGGCCTCGCGGGGGCGGGCTTCGTCGTTGCGGGGTCCGCGCTGAACCTCGGCGCTCTCGGGGCGACCTTCATCCTCCCGCTGGTGGCCAGCCCCCTCCTCGCCATCGTGCTCGCCTCCGGGATCTACGTCGCGGGCCGCGGGTCACGCCGCCGGCTCGGCGTCGAGGCGGCGACCTGCGTGTGCGTCGGCGAGGAGTGGTTGCCGGTGGCGGCGACGGCGGGCGCGATGTCGCGCGCGGCCGGCGGAAGGCTGGCCGTCCTCGTCGATTCGAGCGCCGAGGAATGCCGTAGGCGCTACGTCGGGAGCTTCGCCGGCGTCTCCGCCCAGTCCGTGGTCACCGCGGGGCACGTCACGAGCGCCGCGGTGGTGGGGTTCGCGCGCGGCCTCAACGACACGCCGAAGGTCCTCGGGCTCGTCGTCGGCGCCTCGGTGCTCGGCCCCGGGGCTGGCGCGGTGGCTGTCGCGGCGGCGATGGCGGCCGGCGGCCTTTTCGGCGCGCGCCGCGTGGCCGAGACGCTCGCGAAGAAGGTCACGCCCATGAACGAGGGTCAGGGTCTCGCCGGAAATCTCTCGACGTCGATCCTGGTGGTCGGGGCGTCGCGACTCGGTCTCCCGGTGTCGACGACCCACGTCGCGACAGGCGGCATCTTCGGCATCGGCGCCGCCTCGGGCGAGATGCGGTGGCGGATGGCGGGGGCCGTGGTCCTCGCGTGGGTGACGACCCTCCCTCTCGCGGCCCTCCTCGGCGCGGCGGCGATGGCGGTGCTCCGATAG